The sequence ACGTTCGATATCAATCCTGACTACTGCTGGCCCCACACGATTAACAGCAGCAGTGACAAAACTGCTATTACTAATAGCATTAGTCGCAGGTGATTGTTTCTGCACAACTTGTTCTGGAGTTTCCACAGTTGCAGAGTTAGGCGCTGGTTCCGCTTGGGAAGGTAACACCCGCAGAGTGCTAACCGTTAGCACCACTCCTAAAAATATCGCTAAAACATGAGAACTGAACTGACGTATAGAACGGCGTAGCTTGAGAAATTGCATAATTACAACCTAAATTTAGAAGCCTAATAGTTGCCTAGTCGTGAAGAATCTATCTAAAGATATTTTTACAGCACAGGTTGAAGTCCCTGCTTGTTAACGTTTTGACACTTGCTGTTTTCTAGGTTTCATCTGAGTATGATACAAGTCATCTGTAATCAAATTAATGGAATATTCAACCCAAAAGCTATTATGGTCATTTACCCTGGAAAGGTTCGGATTTCACCCAATAGTTATTTGTTATTTGTTATTTGTCTCCATCTCCCCACGTCCCTACTCCGCTGTAGGCTAGGATTTGAATAAAAGCAGAATTTTGACACCTCATGAACGGCTCTAACTTATCGTCCTCCGAACACGACGCAGACCACGAACACACAGATCATTCTCATGGACAGATCCACTCAGCGCATCCCCACGTCCATAGTGAAGAATCATTACGAAAAATTGTTAATCGGCTTTCCAGGATTGAAGGACACATCCGGGGTATCAAGACAATGGTGCAGCAAAGTAGCCCTTGTCCTGATGTATTATTGCAAATTGCTGCCGTGCGGGGTGCGTTGGATCGGGTAGCGAGAATTGTTTTAG is a genomic window of Fortiea contorta PCC 7126 containing:
- a CDS encoding metal-sensing transcriptional repressor, with the translated sequence MNGSNLSSSEHDADHEHTDHSHGQIHSAHPHVHSEESLRKIVNRLSRIEGHIRGIKTMVQQSSPCPDVLLQIAAVRGALDRVARIVLDEHLTECIARATKEGNIEVEIAQLKAALDRFLP